The DNA segment TGATCTGTAAAGAGAAAATAGAACATGGCTTTTACCGGTTGGGTCATCAGTCTGGTTCCGTTAACCCATGCAGAAAGGCTGCCTTTTTCGATACCTGTATCCGCCACAATGTCTTCAATCTGAATCTGATATTTTTCCATTTTTTTCTGGATCCATTTCGCATCTACTACATCTACCAAAACTGGGCTGTAAATCAATGGTTGCACAGCAATGACCGGTTTTTCCGGTAATACGCTAAACAGATTTCTGGTCAGCTCGATCAGCTTTACTTCGTCCGCATAATTTCCGGAAAGGTGTTTGTCTTGTTTGGTTCTGATCATTAATCCATTGGCATCTGAAGAAACCACCTGGAAGGAAATATTGGAATGTCGCAAATATAACCTCGCACCGGCTTCCAGTTTAGCTAAATCCTTGGCATCCACTCTTCCGGCAAGCTTCTCTATATGTTTAATCGTATTTGTCATGAGTTTTTTCTTAAAACAGAGCGCTGCCTTTTCATTACGGAAAAGGGGAACAGGTTGAAAATACGAAACGTTTTCCTTCATTTCACCTTTTAGGTCAAGAATGTTTTTTAAGCAATTGACCCAAAAAGATATCCATTTTCTGATTATCAGCTTATTAGCGGCTATTTTTCGCAGCTAGTCTCATTATGTTGCAAAATACCGCAATTAAATTAGGTTTTTATTGCATATATTTGCAGGTGATAAGCCTGATCATTATGGATCAGATCCAAAATATTTCAATGAAACAACATTCTTCAAAAGTGATACGTGCGGCAGTGGCTGCTATGTTTTTTATGACCGGCTTATGCTTTTCAAGCTGGGCATCGCGTATTGCGACCATACAACAAAAGCTTTCCCTATCGGATGCCGAATTAGGTGGTGTATTGTTTGCATTGCCTGTTGGATTGATGTTGTCATTGCCATTGTCGGGCTGGGCAGTAACCAAAATTGGGAGCCGCCGGCTTCTTGCGGTTGCTTTGATCACTTATGGTCTGATGCTGATCACACTTGGCGCAGCTACGGAGGTTTACCAGCTCGTGATTTGCCTGGTGCTCTTTGGGTTGGCGAGCAATGCCACGAATATATCGGTGAATACACAGGCAGTCGCTACGGAAGCTTTATATAAGAAACCTATTATGGCTTCCTTTCATGGTTTATGGAGCATGGCGGGCTTTATCGGAGCAGGGATCGGAACTTTAATGATCGGTCAGAACATTAGCCCGATGCCGCATTTTATGATCATCGCTGTCATTACGACCCTTTCTGTTATATTTTGCTGGTCTTACCTGCACAATGACAAGAACCCGGTAAAAACAGGTGCTGCCTTTGCCATTCCGGATAAATCTCTGCTTACATTGGGATTAATTGCCTTCTGTTCTATGGTTTGCGAGGGGGCAATGTTTGATTGGAGTGTCATTTATTTTAAGAAGATTGTGCTTGCAGAAAAGGCCTGGATGGCCGCTGGTTATACCGCCTTTATGTGTACTATGGCGATGGGGCGTTTTGTAGCGGATCGTTTTGCGGCCCGTTTTGGATTGAAAAGGACCTTACAAGTTAGCGGGATATTGACTACCCTGGGTTTGCTGATCGCTGTAATCTTTCCAACACTGACGACCGCAATTATCGGATTTATGCTCGTTGGTGCGGGTGTCTCTTCTGTGGTACCTATGGTGTATAGCGCCGCAGGGAAATCAACAACGATGTCGCCGGGAGCAGCAATTGCCGCAGTTTCGACGATCAGTTTTGTTGGCTTCCTGATTGGGCCACCTGTGATTGGTTTCCTTGCAGGAGCATTTACTTTAAAAGTCTCCTTTATGTTTATTGCTTTGATGGGTGCCAGCGTTGTAATCTTATCTACCAGGGCAAAACTCTAATAATTGACATAACGCTCTTCAAATCTACCATCTGCATATAAATCAATCAGACCATAGCCGGGCGCAGTTTCTCTTTTATTGCCTTTCCACCAGGCGCCACTTACCGCGCCGTTGCAGAGGTAGGTGACCTCGTTATACGTGACCTTATCTCTGAGATGGATGTGTCCGCTCAGACAGAGTTTAACGTTTGGATACTGATGAAACAACCT comes from the Pedobacter sp. FW305-3-2-15-E-R2A2 genome and includes:
- a CDS encoding MFS transporter; this translates as MKQHSSKVIRAAVAAMFFMTGLCFSSWASRIATIQQKLSLSDAELGGVLFALPVGLMLSLPLSGWAVTKIGSRRLLAVALITYGLMLITLGAATEVYQLVICLVLFGLASNATNISVNTQAVATEALYKKPIMASFHGLWSMAGFIGAGIGTLMIGQNISPMPHFMIIAVITTLSVIFCWSYLHNDKNPVKTGAAFAIPDKSLLTLGLIAFCSMVCEGAMFDWSVIYFKKIVLAEKAWMAAGYTAFMCTMAMGRFVADRFAARFGLKRTLQVSGILTTLGLLIAVIFPTLTTAIIGFMLVGAGVSSVVPMVYSAAGKSTTMSPGAAIAAVSTISFVGFLIGPPVIGFLAGAFTLKVSFMFIALMGASVVILSTRAKL